AAACATTACCAGCCGAGCTGGAGCAGAACGCTTCTTGAAGACGCGAAAAGGGCAAATATTCTGAACTTTGAAATGGAATCATCTGTCCTGCTCACTCTAGCAGGGCTGTATGGGGTTAGGGCTGGGTGCGTCTGCGCAGTGATAGCAAACAGGGAGACTGATGAATTCGTTCAGGATGCAGGTGTCGAAGAGGCGATAAGAGTTGCGAACGAAGCAGTGGCCATATTGAGCAGATGGGACGAAGAGAAGAAAAGAAGGAACAAACAGAACTTTTATCCGTCGATTTTAGGATAAAACGTTATCTAATGATGTCTTGTAGGCCAAAAGTCAGAGCTGAAAGCGATTGTACCTGACAAATCAAGAGGAGAAGGCTCTCAACGGTGAGTTCGGCGAAGCCATCGCAACCTCATACAGAGTCTTGCTTTCACTCGGAGAATTTCTTGGGGCGGATAGGCTGATACCTATCACGTCTGCTCACATATCAGGGGTAAACTATGCGAACATAGGCGAAGAGGGATTGAATTTCATAGAGAAGGTGAGCCAAGAAGGAAGAGTGAGCGTAAAGACAACTCTCAACCCGTGCGGAATAGAGCTGAGCGACCCGTTCTCGCTAAACCCACCCGCAGACTTTGTAGAGAGGCAGAAGAAGATCATAGATTCATACATGAAGATGGGCGTATCGGGTACTTTGACATGTGTGCCGTATGAATTCGACAACAGGCCGAAGAGGGGAAGCCATATAGCATGGGCTGAAAGCTCAGCCTCCATCTACGCGAATTCTGTGTTGGGAGCCATGACCAACAGGGAGAGCGCGATAAGCTCCCTCGCGGCAGCCATAGCCGGGAAGACGCCTAACGCTGGAATGCACATTGCTGAAAACAGGAAGCCAGGGCTTATAGTTTCAGTTTCAGCTGATGCCAATTTGGAGACAACTGCAGATTACGGGCTGCTTGGCCTCTTCGCTGGTAAGCTTACTCAAAAACCGATTGGGTTTACGGGCCTTAGAAGGTCTGCGAAGCATCTCTTGAAGGCTCTTGGGGCAGGGATAGGCACATCTGGCTCCTCGCCTATGTTCATGCTGCTCGACTCAAAGCCAAAGAATGTTGAAGAGGTTCCGTACACGCAAAGGGAGAAGCAGGAGATGAAGGAAAGCACAACCCTGTCGTCAGACCCGGATATGGTGCTTCTAGGCTGCCCGTTCTACACGTTTGCAGAAGTGAAGAGACTTGCAAGCGCAGTAAGTGGCAGGAAGGCAAAGAAGAAGATATACCTTCATCTTTCAAGGAGTGTCTACGAGAAGGCAAAGAACGAAGGGGCAATAGGAAAGCTCGAAAAGGCAGGAATCAAGGTGCTGAGGGATGTCTGCCCCAGTCTGACACCTATAGGTGCATGGAACGGCATGAACAAGGTTATAACCGATTCAGCAAAGGGCAGTTTCTACATGAGGACAGCCCTGAAGTATAACGTTGGAGTACTAGACCTAGAAGCCATTGTAAAATCTTACACCTAGCTGTGTGTTGGCCTGAAGCTGCAGCCTGTTCGTTGTTTCACTTGACAGTGACAGACTTTGCAAGGTTCCTGGGCTTGTCTATTTCAGCCCTCAACAGCCTAGCTGTATGGTAGGCAAGAAGCTGCATGGGTATCGCTGTTATGAGGGGGTACTGCTGGCTTTCAGCTTCTGGTATCTTGATGAAGTAATCGTAGATCCTTTCTGGCTTTGATGAGACACCTATCAGCAATCCCCCTCTGGCCTTCACCTCCATACCGTTGCTGAGAGAATCCTGGTAAGATTCGTCTACCGGATTTATCAGTATGAGGGGTACTCCTCTGTCGATAAGCGCAAGAGGTCCGTGCTTGAGCTCCCCTGCTGCCAGCCCTTCAGCATGAATGTAGGCTAGCTCCTTCATCTTGAGTGCTCCCTCCAAGGCTATGGGGTAGCTGAGACCCCTGCCAAGGTAGTACACATCCTTCCCAGAAGCTATCACCTCAGCTATCCGGATTATCGCCTGTTCCTGCTTCAATGCCTGCTCTATCGATGCTGCTATCCCTTCGATTTCGTTTTGTCTGACCCCTTTCTTTGAGATGAGATAGAAGAGTGCTATCTGCGAAGTGAAGCTTTTAGTTGCTGCCACCCCTACTTCCTGCCCAGCCCGGAGGTTTACAGAAACATCGCTCATCCTTTCAAGAGTTGAAGGGGAGTGATTCACCACCCCGAGCACAGAGCATCCCTTCTCCTTCCCAGCTCTGACAGCTTCCAGAACATCCATGGTCTCTCCGCTCTGACTTACAGCAACCAGCACTGTTTCGTCATCGAACCATCTCAGGTATGACTTGTACTCACTTGCAAGTATCACTTCGCTGTACACTGCCATATTTCTGGCTAGGTACTCTTTTGCTATCAGGCTCGCGTGGTAGCTAGTGCCGGCTGCAACAAAGAAGACCCTCTTGGCTTCTTGCAGCTGCCTCCTGAAGAGAGTCAGAGTGCCAGCATCCTGATTCAGAACTCTTATGACTGCTTCGGGCTGTTCATATATCTCCTTCAGCGTGTAATGCTCATAGCTCTCCTTCTCCGGCTTGCTCAGCTCCTCAGCGAGCTGGACAACCTTGAAGCTTCTTTTTGCGCCATTAAGGCTCCTGATATCTATCTGCCCTCTGGTCATCAAGCATATGGAGTCGTCTTCCAGGAATATGGCCCGGTTTGTCCAGTCAATGAAGCCAAGCACGTCGCTCGCAATGGCTTGAAAGCCGTCCCCTACTCCTATTATGAGAGGTGCCTTGTGCCTAAGGCTCAACAGCGAATCGGGATGGGCCCTGCTCATTATGACGAGCGCATACTGACCTTCAAGAACCCTGGCCAATTGCAAACCTGCATCCATCAGTCCCTTACCCTGCTTGAGATAATCCTCCATAAGGTGAGCTACAACCTCAGTATCTGTCTGGCTTGTAAACCTGTGTCCCTTCTGAACCAGCTCATCCTTCAGCGCATTAAAATTTTCTATTATGCCGTTATGTATAACGGCTACGCTTCCATCACATGATAGGTGGGGATGTGCGTTAGTATCGTTGACACCTCCGTGCGTTGCCCACCTTGTATGAGCTATCGCCACATGCCCTCTGACCGGCCTTTCCTTGTAAAGCTGAACCAGCCTGTCAACAGTCCCAGCCTTCTTCAGAACTTGAATCCCACTACCGTTCAGAACGGCAAGACCTGCGGAATCATAGCCTCTGTATTCAAGCTTCTTGAGTCCTGACAAAACTTCGCTCGAAACATCTGATGAGTCGATCCTTCCTATGATTCCGCACATACTCTGGCTCTTTCTGTGCGTGTATAAAAGCACCTACTGCGCGTGCTTGATAATTTTGTTCCTGACTATGCTTCTCCTGAACCTCTTCAAGGCTCAAACCATAGTAAATGTTTTAATAATATTATCAATTATCTTATAGTGGTTTGAGGTCTAAGATAATCTTCAACGACAGGTCTGGCGCTTTTGAAGCTGAGGTGGAGCTGCTTGAGGAGGCAAGTGCGCTGAAGAGCGCATCTGATGAAATGGCGTTGGCGATAATGAGGGAAGCATCAAACGGCCCTGTCTATTCAAGGGAGATAGCGTCTAGACTGAAGGTCAGGGAGCAGACGGTTTACTACCATGTAAGGAAGCTGGTCTCTCTCGGCCTGCTCAGGGTTCACTCTACCCAGCTTGTCAGAGGCGCATTGGCCAAGAGGGTAGAGGCCAGCTCTCAGGGTCTCGCATTCATCTACGACAGGGGCAGCCTGAAGCCTCTATCGCGCAGACCCGACTCCGATTCGTTTCGCCGCTTCTTCAAAGAGTTTGTGCAGGATGGCTCTTTCAGAGGCTATATAGTCGTGGGAAGCCCCGAACCACACGGAAGGTTCAGAGCTTCTGCAAGAGACGGCCATTATGCTACTCAGTTGGCTCTCTATATAGGTTCAATAGCTTTGCCGTCATCTTCGTTTGCTGTAAAGCTGGACACAGACACCAAGGTTGAAATGTCTTACACCGACAACATGGTTCTGATAGGCGGCCCAGCTACGAACCAGATAATGGCAGATGTGAACAATACTCTACCAGTAAGGTTCGATGAGACCAACTACTGGGCAGGACTGCTCGATGAGAAGGGCAGGAGGTTCAGTAGCGACACAGATGCGCTGATTGCCAAGGTTAGAAACCCTTTCAACCCTCAAAAACACATAGTTGCAATAGCTGGCATAAGGCATGTGGGTACAAAGGCTGCTGTTATAGCGCTGACACAGCAGCCCGACGAGGTGCTTGGAGAGTATCGGGGTGAAGAGCCGTTTGCATGCGTGATAAGGGGGTTCGACCAAGATGGAGACGGCAAGGTTGACAGGGCAGACCTTGTGGCATCTTACAATCCAGCAGGTTGAGCTAAAAACAGACAGGTATCGAGAGGACAGGAATGGCTGAGTGTTCGCACTGCAAAAACATGTATTAAGGTAAGACATATAAGCAATTCACCCAGAGGCAGAAGGCACAAGTAAGTAGGTAAGTGAGTGAGGATTATTGTCAACAGAGTTCAGGCCGATAGTGCGTCTTGCAGGTAGAGACCTTGACGGTACAAGGAAGGTAGTTTATGCTCTGCAGGATATCAAGGGCCTGAATGTGAGCTTGGCTAACGCAATTGCAAATTCTCTAAGGATAGACCCGAAGCTGAGGCTTGGCCAGCTGTCTGACTCCCAGCTCAACGAGCTTGAAAAGAGCCTGAAGGACTTGAGGTCTCTTGGTCTTCCCTCCTGGCTGCTGAACAGGAGGAAGGACTTTGAAACCGGAGAGGATAGACATCTTCTTGAATCAGACCTGGATTTTGTAATAAAGAACGATATTGAGAGAGAGAAGGCGATAGGCAGCTGGAGGGGAATAAGACACAGCCTGGGCCTGAAGGTGCGCGGTCAGAGAACAAGAACAACAGGAAGAAAGGGACAGACGGTAGGTGTTAGGAAAGCTGCTGTCCAGGCAACCCCAGCCAAGGAGGAGAAGGAATAGAGGTTGAGGTGCTGATTGGGCGACCCAAAGAAACCGAAGAACAAGTATTCAACCCCCAGAAATCCCTGGAGCGCTGACCAGCTGTCTTCCGAGCTCTACCTTCTTGGCAACTACGGACTCAGGAACAAGAGGGAGCTATGGAAGGTCGAAACAGAACTTTCCAGGATAAGAAAGCAGGCCAGGTCTCTACTGGCTGCACCTCCTGACGTGAGAGAAAGGACAAGTGGTGTGCTGATAAGGAGGCTGTACAACCTTGGGCTGGTTTCAGAAGGCGCATCGATAGACGATATACTCAGCCTTAAGGTGGAGGATATACTCGAAAGAAGGCTGCAGAGCCTTGTATGGAGGAAGGGCCTGGCAAAGACACCTTATGAAGCAAG
This sequence is a window from Conexivisphaerales archaeon. Protein-coding genes within it:
- a CDS encoding aconitase X catalytic domain-containing protein; this translates as MYLTNQEEKALNGEFGEAIATSYRVLLSLGEFLGADRLIPITSAHISGVNYANIGEEGLNFIEKVSQEGRVSVKTTLNPCGIELSDPFSLNPPADFVERQKKIIDSYMKMGVSGTLTCVPYEFDNRPKRGSHIAWAESSASIYANSVLGAMTNRESAISSLAAAIAGKTPNAGMHIAENRKPGLIVSVSADANLETTADYGLLGLFAGKLTQKPIGFTGLRRSAKHLLKALGAGIGTSGSSPMFMLLDSKPKNVEEVPYTQREKQEMKESTTLSSDPDMVLLGCPFYTFAEVKRLASAVSGRKAKKKIYLHLSRSVYEKAKNEGAIGKLEKAGIKVLRDVCPSLTPIGAWNGMNKVITDSAKGSFYMRTALKYNVGVLDLEAIVKSYT
- the glmS gene encoding glutamine--fructose-6-phosphate transaminase (isomerizing); the protein is MCGIIGRIDSSDVSSEVLSGLKKLEYRGYDSAGLAVLNGSGIQVLKKAGTVDRLVQLYKERPVRGHVAIAHTRWATHGGVNDTNAHPHLSCDGSVAVIHNGIIENFNALKDELVQKGHRFTSQTDTEVVAHLMEDYLKQGKGLMDAGLQLARVLEGQYALVIMSRAHPDSLLSLRHKAPLIIGVGDGFQAIASDVLGFIDWTNRAIFLEDDSICLMTRGQIDIRSLNGAKRSFKVVQLAEELSKPEKESYEHYTLKEIYEQPEAVIRVLNQDAGTLTLFRRQLQEAKRVFFVAAGTSYHASLIAKEYLARNMAVYSEVILASEYKSYLRWFDDETVLVAVSQSGETMDVLEAVRAGKEKGCSVLGVVNHSPSTLERMSDVSVNLRAGQEVGVAATKSFTSQIALFYLISKKGVRQNEIEGIAASIEQALKQEQAIIRIAEVIASGKDVYYLGRGLSYPIALEGALKMKELAYIHAEGLAAGELKHGPLALIDRGVPLILINPVDESYQDSLSNGMEVKARGGLLIGVSSKPERIYDYFIKIPEAESQQYPLITAIPMQLLAYHTARLLRAEIDKPRNLAKSVTVK
- a CDS encoding helix-turn-helix domain-containing protein, whose product is MRSKIIFNDRSGAFEAEVELLEEASALKSASDEMALAIMREASNGPVYSREIASRLKVREQTVYYHVRKLVSLGLLRVHSTQLVRGALAKRVEASSQGLAFIYDRGSLKPLSRRPDSDSFRRFFKEFVQDGSFRGYIVVGSPEPHGRFRASARDGHYATQLALYIGSIALPSSSFAVKLDTDTKVEMSYTDNMVLIGGPATNQIMADVNNTLPVRFDETNYWAGLLDEKGRRFSSDTDALIAKVRNPFNPQKHIVAIAGIRHVGTKAAVIALTQQPDEVLGEYRGEEPFACVIRGFDQDGDGKVDRADLVASYNPAG
- a CDS encoding 30S ribosomal protein S13, giving the protein MSTEFRPIVRLAGRDLDGTRKVVYALQDIKGLNVSLANAIANSLRIDPKLRLGQLSDSQLNELEKSLKDLRSLGLPSWLLNRRKDFETGEDRHLLESDLDFVIKNDIEREKAIGSWRGIRHSLGLKVRGQRTRTTGRKGQTVGVRKAAVQATPAKEEKE
- a CDS encoding 30S ribosomal protein S4; the encoded protein is MGDPKKPKNKYSTPRNPWSADQLSSELYLLGNYGLRNKRELWKVETELSRIRKQARSLLAAPPDVRERTSGVLIRRLYNLGLVSEGASIDDILSLKVEDILERRLQSLVWRKGLAKTPYEARQMISHKRILVGGRVVSKPGYLVKRSEEDKLSVRGAIVAQEGAAS